The following is a genomic window from Pseudomonas sp. FP2335.
AGTGGCTGTTCCTTGGCCAAATCCAGCCAGGCCCGCGCGGCGGGTGGCAGGTGGGCGCTGGCGCGCCAGGCCAGGGCGATGTGCCAGTCGGTGTGGGGTTCGTCCAGCGGGATCAGGGCGATGCCGGTGTGTTGATGCTTGTGCGCCAGCATGCGCGGCAGGAAGGCGACGCCCAGGCCGGCCGAAACCAGGTCGACGATAAAGTCGATCTGCCCGCTGCGGGCCGCGACCCGAGGGGTCACGCCTTTGCGTTCGCACGCGGCGAGGATCTTGGCGTTGAGGGCGAAGCCGGCTTCGAACAGGATGAACGGCGAGTCCGCCAGGTCGTTGAAGTCGATGCGCGTGTTTTGCGCCAGAGGGTGCTCCACGGGTAGCACGGCCATCAACGGTTCGTTGCGTACGGGCTGGTAGTCGAAACCTTCGTCCATCGGCAGCAGTAGCGCCGCCAGGTCGACCTCCCCCGCTTCCAGGCAGTCGCGCAGTTTTTTGCTGCCGTATTCGGTGAGTTCGATCTCGATGTCCGGATAGCGGCGGCGGTAGGTCGCAAACATCGCTGCAAACAACACACCGCAGCCCACTGGCGGCAAGCCGATGCGCAGTACGCCGCGCTTGAGGCCACGCAAGTCGTTGATCTCGGCCAGCAGGTCATTGTGCTCGGCAAGCAGCACCTGGGCGCGGCGGTAGGTCATTTCGCCAGCGGCGGTGAGTTCGTTCTTATGCCCGAGGCGATTGAGCAGCGGCATGCCCAGTTCATCCTCCAGGGTCTTGACCGCCTTGCTCACCGTGGATTGGGTCAGGGACACAACCTCAGCCGCCTGGGAGAAACCGCCCTGGCGCACCACTTCGACAAAGGTGCGCAGTGTTCTGAGGTTCATCAGTATTCCTTTAGCGACTGGATGCTAGTTGAAAAAGTTGTTTTTATCATGCCAGAGCTTTGCTTATCGTGAACCCCCTTTGACCTGTGGAGTTTACGCTGATGATCATTTCGTCCGCTTCCGATTACCGTGAAGCCGCCCGACGCAAGCTGCCGCGCTTTCTGTTCGATTACATCGACGGTGGCGCCAACGCTGAGCACACGATGCGCGCCAACGGCACGGACTTGGCCGACATCAGCCTGCGCCAGCGCATCCTGCGTAATGTCGACAACCTGAGCCTGAAAAGCACGCTGTTCGGCCAGGAATTGGCGCTGCCGGTGATCCTCAGCCCGGTTGGCCTGACCGGCATGTATGCGCGTCGCGGTGAAGTGCAGGCGGCCAAGGCGGCGGCGAACAAAGGTATTCCGTTCTGCCTGTCGACAGTGTCGGTGTGCCCGATTGAAGAGGTCGCGTCGCAAAGCCCACAGGCGATCTGGTTCCAACTCTATGTGCTCAAGGACCGCGGTTTCATGCGCAATGCCCTGGAGCGTGCGCAAGCCGCCGGGGTCACGACGCTGGTATTCACCGTCGATATGCCCACGCCGGGTTCGCGTTACCGCGATGCGCACTCGGGCATGTCCGGGCCGTTCGCCGCTTCGCGCCGCATACTGCAAGCCGTGACCAAGCCGCAATGGGCCGTCGATGTCGGGTTGATGGGGCGCCCCCATGACCTGGGCAATATCTCCAAATACCTCGGCAAACCCACGCACCTGGAAGACTACATCGGCTGGCTGGCCAACAATTTCGATCCGTCGATCAGTTGGAAAGACCTGGAGTGGATCCGTGAATTCTGGAAGGGCCCGATGATCATCAAGGGCATCCTCGACCCGCAAGACGCCAAGGACGCCGTGAGTTTCGGCGCCGACGGCATCGTGGTCTCCAACCACGGCGGCCGGCAGTTGGATGGCGTGTTGTCCACCGCCAAGGCATTGCCGCCGATTGCCGAAGTGGTCGGGGACGATCTGACGGTGCTGGTGGACTCGGGTGTGCGCTCCGGGCTCGACGTGGTACGCATGCTCGCCCTCGGCGCCAAGGCGTGCCTGCTGGGACGTTCGACCGCCTACGCGCTGGCCGCCGAGGGTCAGCACGGCGTGGAAAACCTGCTGGATATCTTCGCCAAGGAAATGCGCGTGGCCATGACCCTGACCGGTGTGACCTCGATCGATCAGATCGACCGTACAACGCTGGTCAACCCATAGCCAAATAAATGGCGTCACTGGGCACCGTTGCACCTTGGCTGTATTTACAGCCATTTGATTTAAAAGGACTTTTATAAAAACAAAGGATTTGGCATGAATCTCGCTCTAACTTGTCTCAAGCAGGTTAGGCGATGACAAGACGTGTGGCAGTGCCCAGGGGTTATAACCCACTGCAAAGCGGTCTAAACTGTTTCCAATGTTTTACGGAACTGAGGGAACAGTACGACGCATGGCACTCGCCACTCTTATCGAGCCTGTAAGACAGTTCTGCGCTTAGAGGCTGATAGTTTATGAAAACACCGACCCATACCAACGCAATTGACTTCGACAGTGCCAAATTGCAACGCCTGGGTTTCGGTCAACCGTCCTCCCTGCCACGACGCCCCACCACAGTCGCGCAGCTGCGCCAGCAGTTGAGCATGCACTTGCAGACCAGCCTGGAACCGGAGCGGATCCTCGGCCTGTTTTTCCGCGAAATCCAACGCCTGGTCCCCCTGGACGCCCTGCAATATCACCACCAGGCCAGCGACCTGCGCCTGGAGTTTGGCCATCGCGGCCATCACTCGGTGAGCTACGCGCTGAGCCATGAAGGCGAGCACCTGGGCGAGTTGGTGTTCCGCCGCAACCAGCGCCTGCTGGAAGACGAACTGAGTCAGCTCGAATCCTTGCTGGCTACCCTGCTCTACCCGATGCGCAATGCCCTGCTCTATCGCGCGGCCACCCGCAGCGCGCTGCGCGATCCGTTGACGCAAACCGGTAACCGCATCGCCATGGATCAGACCCTGCAACGGGAAATCGACATGGCGCGCCGGCATTTGAACCCACTGTCGCTGCTGATGCTGGACATCGATCACTTCAAGGTCATCAACGACACCCATGGCCATACGGCCGGCGACAGCGTGTTGCGCACCGTGGCCCAGGCCATAAAGAGCCAGTTGCGTAACGTCGACATGGTGTTCAGGTTTGGCGGGGAAGAGTTTCTGATCCTGCTATCCAACACCGGCCGGGACGCGGCGGCGCTGGTCGGCGAACGCCTGCGCAAGGCGGCACAAGCCCACGACTATTGGGCGGATGGGACAAGAATCGAATTGACCGTGAGCCTCGGTTGCTCGACCCTGCTGGCCGCAGAGTCGGCCGACAGCCTATTGCGCCGGGCCGACAGCGCCTTGTACGTGGCCAAGCGCGAAGGCCGCAACCGCTTGGCAATGGCGGGGTAAGCACCCCGCCATCACGTGTTACATCACGCCTCGCTGGCGACGCGCATCGGGCGCTCACGCACGGCCGCAGGCGCTTTCTCTTTCTCCAGGCGCATGCAGCTTTCCAGGAACAGATACATGTAGTCGTAGCTCTTGCATACGGCTTGGCGCAGTTCGACCTGCAAGGCCTTGCTCGGGTTCATCCCGGCCAGGGTGCAGATGATTTCCAGTGCTTCCCACGGGTGGGCATCGTCGTACTGGGCATGCATCTTCAGCCACTTCATCGCACGCTTGCGTTCTTCTTCGGGGAAGGCCGCCGCGTAGACACCGGTGGAACACACCACGGCCGACCACTCCCCCGTCGCCCCTTCGATTGCATAGTTGGTCGCGGCCACGGCCACGATCAGCGAATCGGCCGAGCTGGTGTGCCAGCACCAGTGGCTGAGCGCATGCAATTCAGGCGGCACGTTCTGCGCCTGCAACTCCTCGAGGCTGACCCCATGGGCACGCGCCCAATGCACCCAATAATCGGCGTGGTTCAACTCGACGCGAATATTGCGCATCAGCCAACGTCGCGCCATATCCTCCCCAGGATGGCGGGCAAACTTGGTCTTGGTGAGGTTCTGTGCCATGTACAACGCAAACTGTTCAACCACCGGCCAGCCACCGATCAGGTAGTGGCGCATGGTCTTGGCGCTGAGCGTGTTGTCACGCATGCGCTGGTACAGTTCGTGCTCGACAACTCGGCGCTTGCTCTCGCTACAGTCCTGGATCAATTGCTGTGCCCAGGCTGGGTAACTTGAGGCTTCCATTAGCGGGCCGGTTCTGTTGAATGTGTCGATCACTATAAGGCTCCTTTTTTAGTGTGATAGTACAGACCAGCGTATGTTTCAGCGGAATGTGCCGGGCGCCCTGAATAACAGGGGCTGCGGTCGCACAGGTCGACACTGCAAGCTATCAAAGGTAAACAATTGCGGGCGTTCTATCAGGTAGCCCTGAGCGTAATCCACACCAATCTCAAGCAACGCCTGTTCGATGTGCGGTGTTTCAACAAACTCGGCAATTGTGCGCTTACCCATGACGTGGCCGATGTGATTGATCACTTCGACCATGGCGCGGTTAATCGGGTCGTCCAGCATATCCTTTACGAAACTTCCATCGATCTTCAGGAAGTCTACAGGTAAATGTTTGAGATAAGCGAATGAGGACATTCCGGCACAAAAGTCGTCGAGCGAGAAATGACAACCTAAGGCTTTGAGTTCATTAATAAAGCGAATTGCACTGCCCAGGTTGGCGATAGCACTGGTTTCGGTTATTTCAAAACAGATCATCGCCGGCGGTATACCGTAGTTATTGAATTTCTCACGTAAAAAGCCGAGAAAGTCGTCATCGCCGATGGTAATACCCGACAGATTGATCGCACACATCGCCATGGGCAGGCCCGGCCGCTCGCGCATGCAGTCGGCGATGATCTTGAACACATTATCCACCACCCAACGGTCCAGCGAGGTCATCAAGCCATAGCGCTCGGCGGCCGGGATAAAACTGTCGGGCAAGATGATGCGACCGCCTTCGTCATGCAGGCGCAGCAGGATTTCAATATGCCCGGTGCCGCCATCGGTATACCCCAGGGGCGCGATTTCCTGGGCGTACAAGCAAAACCGGTTTTCCTCCAGGGCCATGTGCAAGCGCTGCACCCAGGCCATCTCGCCAAACCGCAGGGACAGTTCCGAATCGTCGGCATGATAGACCTGCACCCGGTTGCGGCCCTTTTCCTTGGCCATGTAGCAGGCCATGTCCGCCGCTCGCAGTGACGTCTCCAGGGTGGTCGGGACCTGGGAGATATGCACCAGGCCAATGCTGACGGTGGTCATGAACGGCCGGCCCTTCCACACAAAATGCAGGCTTTGCACGGTATGGCGCAGGCTCTCGGCGATTTTCTCCGCCACCGGCGCCGGGCAGTTTTCCAGCAGGATGCCGAACTCGTCGCCGCCCAGGCGCGCCAGGGTGTCGCCGTCGCGCAGGTCCGATTGCAGGAGCGCGCAGATGTGCCGCAGCAGTTCATCGCCCGCTGCGTGGCCGCAGGTGTCGTTGACCAGCTTGAACTGGTCCAGGTCGAGGAACATCAACGCATGCCGTGGGTTCTGCTGGCGCCCCACGTGATGCAGCACCTGCTCCAGCCGGAACTCGAATTCGCGACGGTTGGCCAGGCCGGTCAACGCATCGTGGGTGGCCTGCCACGACAGGTTGGCGATGTACTGGCGCTCCTGGGTCATGTCATGCAGCACCAGCACGGCCCCGCTGACCTTGCCGGCACTGCAGATCGGCGCCCCCACCAGCGTCACCGAAACCGTGCTGCCGTCCAGGCGCTGGATCAGCTTGGAATGCTCGCTGCCACCACTGAGCCGGCCCTTGATGATGTGATCGATCAGGGTAAAACCGTCGGGCTCGGCGTTTTCGTCGAGCAGTTTGAACAACGCGGCCAGGGGCAGGCCCTGGGCCTGGGCCGACTTCCAGTGGGTCAACGCCTCGGCCGCCGGGTTCATGTAGGCGATGGCGCCATCGACGTCGGTGGTGATCACCCCATCGCCAATCGACTCCAGGGTGATCTGCGCACGCTCCTTTTCCGCCTGCAAGGCGTCGGCGAACGCATGACGCTGGGCCAGCAGTTTGTGGGTGCGCAACAGCGCCAGCACGATCAGGCCCAGGGCGGTCGCCAGGTTCGTGATCAGCAGCAGGCGCAGAATCATCCGCGAACCTTCGCCCAAGGCGTCGCTGAAGGCCTTGGCGGCCGGCGTCACGCCTTCATTGATCGCAGTGATGCGCGCCTTCCATTGCCGCACGTCGTTGCCGCTGAGGTGGTCGGCGCGGATCGCGCGGTGCATTTCCTGGGCCAGGTCATCCAGTTGCAGCAGGTAGCCGTCGCCGACCGTCCACAGCTCGATGGCTTTTTCCAGGTAGCTGAAATGGCGGAAGTTGAGGTACAGCCAGATCAGGCTGGAGACATCGTCGGGATGGTTACCGCCCTTGAGGATGCCCTGGCGGGCGGCGGCGATGTCGGGAGCGGGTTGGTCGAGGGCGATGCGCAGTTCATGCCCGCCCTGGGGCACGGCGATGGCTTGCTGGTACTTGAGGTAGGTGGTTTCGTCGCGGTTGTCGGCGTAGAGGGTCAGGTAATAGATGGCATCTTTCTGGCCCTTGGACCACAAGCTTTCGCCTGCCACGTAGCCGCGCACGGCCGAAAGCACGTAGAGACTGACGCAGCCTAACAATGCCTGGAACAGCACGACGGCGATAAAGGGCCACACAATGCCCAACAGCCGAGGCGTTCCGAGAGTCCGCTTTTGCTTCATGAAGTCCCTTGCACATGCACCGCTGGATACGCACGCGAAAAACCGCTTCCGATAGCTCAGCCTAGGCTAAATCAACGCACTTGTTGCAAGTGTCCATAAAGTTTTGCGTACAGCCCGCCGTCGGCGATCAGTTGTTGATGATCACCATCCTCGGCAATGTGCCCGCCGTCAAACACCAAGACCCGGTCTGCCTGCTTAACCGCCGACAGACGGTGGGCGATGATCAGTGTAGTACGCCCGCTGAGAAACCGCGCCAGCGCCTGGTGCAGGTTGTACTCGGTGGCGGCGTCGAGGGCGGAAGTCGCTTCGTCGAGGATCACCACCTTCGGCTCGGCCAGGACCATCCGCGCAATCGCCAGGCGTTGCCGCTGGCCGCCGGAAAACCGCACCCCGGAACGCCCCACCACACTGTCCAGGCCCATCGGCAGTGCCTTGACGGTAGCATCCAGCTGGGCAATTTCCAGTGCCTGCCAGCAGGCCTGGTCGCTGCGGGTGCGCCCCATGGTCAGGTTGGCGCGCACGGTGTCGTTGAACAACGCCGGGTGTTGCAGCACCACGGCGACGTTCTCGCGGATGGTCTCCAGGCCGATTTCCTGCTGGGTCGCACCGCCGAAGCGGATGCTGCCCGCCTGCGGCGTGTACAACCCCAGCAGCAACTGCACCAGGGTGCTCTTGCCGCCACCGCTGGCGCCGACGATCGCGACCTTCTCGCCCGGCGCAATGGCCAGGTTCAGTTGGTCGAGCACCAGGTCTTCGCCATAGCCGAAATTCAGCCCGCGGACTTCGATACCGACCGTTTCCCGCCCGCTGAACGGGTCTTCGCCGCCGGCGTATTGCGGCTCGTCGGCCCTTGCCAATAGCTCGTTGATCCGCGTCAGCGCGCCGCCCGCCGCGTAATAGGCGTATTGCAGGTTAAGCAGTTGCTCCACCGGGCCGATCATGAACCACAGGTAGCTGAACACCGCGAGCATCTGGCCGATGGACAGGTCGGAAAACAGCACAGTGAGCATCGCCGCCGCGCGGAAGATGTCGATGCCGAACTGGAACAGCAAGCCACTAGCGCGGCTGGACGCATCGGTTTTCCACTGCGAGTGCACCGCATAGTCACGCACTTCCTGGGCGCGCTGGCCCAGGCGGCCCAGGAAAAACCCCTGGCGGTTGCCGGCGCGCACTTCCTGGATCGCATCCAGGGTTTCGGTCAGGGCTTGAGTGAACCGCGAGGTGCTGTCGTTCTCGAGTTTCTTCAGGTGCTTGACCCGTTTGCCCAACTGCACCGTGGCGTAGATCACCAACGGGTTGAACAGCAGGATCAGCAGCGCCAGCTGCCAATGCATCCACACCAGGATCGCCGACGTGCCCACCAGGGTGAGCATCGCCACGAGGAAACGGCTGAGGGTTTCACCGACGAATTTGTCCAGGGTGTCCAGGTCGGTGACCAAATGGGTGGTGACCGTGCCGCTGCCCAGGCTTTCGTATTCCCCCAGGGAGATGCGCTTGAGCCGCTCGATCAAGCGCACGCGGATGCGGTACACGATGTCCTTGGCCAGCCGCGCAAACAGCCGCGCCTGCACCACGTTGAACACCAGCGCGCCGCAGCGCAGGAACAACGTCACCAGCAGCATCAGGCCGATATAACCGGCGGCTTTCTGCCAGCCCAGCGGCAGCGCGTGGTTCATCACCTTGAGCGCGGCGTCGCCGTGGCCGAGCAGCACTTCATCGACCAGCAGCGGCAACAGCAGCGGGATAGGCACGCTGCACAGGGTCGCCAGGACGGCGACGCCATTGGCGATCCACAGGGATTTCTTGTGACGCAGGGCCAGGCGGCGGATCTCCGCCCAGGTCAGTCGATCAGTGCGCTGGGCCGGTTCATGCACAGGTGGCTCGCTCCAGCCATCGGCCCAGTAGCGGCGACAGCTCGGCCAGCGGCTGGTAGCCGTTGGTCAGCAAAGCCAGCTGGCCATTGCGCTCGGCCAGCAGCGTCGGAAAACCGGCGATGCCCAGGTCCTGCACCCAGGTGAAATCGGCAGCCGTGGCCGCGTGCTGCTCGGCACGGTCGAAGGCACCGGCAAACTCGATACGCGGGATGCCCGCCTGTTCGGCCAGGTCCACCAGCACGCTGGCGAGGGTCACGTCGCGGCCCTCGACATAAAACGCGCGCTGGATCAGCCCCAGCAACGTCCACGCACAATCCGGCGCCAGGCTGCGCGCGGTGACGATGGCGCGACACGCAGGCTCCGTGTCATACACAAAACCGTCGGGCAACGCGCCTTCGCGCTTGAACGGCTGGCCGGTAGCGTCGGTCACCGCCTGCCAGTGTTCGAGGATGTAGCGCCGCGTGGTCGGCTCCAACGCCGCACCGCTGCCGGTGCGCAAGCCGCCCACCACCAGGTGCAGTTCCACACCGGCGGCCCGGGCCTGCTCCACCAAGGCTTCGGCTACCGGGGCAAACCCCCAGCACCAGGAACACATCGGGTCCATTACATAGAGCAAGCGCGCGGACATGGCTCAGGCCTCGGAAGGGGATTGCTTGTAGTTGAAGCCAATCGGGTGCGGCATATTGCGGGCCTTGGCCAGCTCGATCTGCTTCTGCCGGTCGATCGCGCTACGGCGGGTCTTCTCCGGCAGCTTGTCCCAGCAATGCGGGCAGCTGATGCCGGCCACGTAGTGCTCGGACGCGCGGTCTTCGACACTCACGGGTGTGCGGCAGGCATGACATTGATCGTAGTCGCCTTCGCTCAAGTCGTGGCGCACGGTCACGCGATTATCGAAAACAAAGCAGTCGCCCTGCCACTTGGTTTCGGCCTGCGGCACCTCTTCGAGGTACTTCAGGATGCCGCCCTTGAGGTGATACACCTCATCGAAGCCTTCGCTGAGCATGTAGCTGGAGGCCTTTTCGCAACGAATACCGCCGGTGCAGAACATGGCGACTTTCTTGTGCTTGGCCGGGTCGAAGTTGGCTTTGATGTAGTCGGGAAATTCGCGAAAACTGGTGGTTTTCGGGTCGATTGCGCCTTCAAAGGTGCCGATCGACACTTCGTAGTCGTTGCGGGTGTCGATCAACAGCACTTGCGGGTCGCTGATCAATGCGTTCCAGTCCTGCGGATCCACGTAGGTGCCGACTTTCTTGTTCGGGTCGACGCCTTCGACGCCCAGGGTCACGATCTCTTTCTTGAGCTTGACCTTGGTGCGGTAGAACGGCTGGTCGTCGCAGTAGGATTCTTTGTGGTCGATGTCGACCATGCGCGGGTCGTTCTTCAGCCAGGCCATCAGGCCATCAATGCCTTCGCGGCTACCGGAAACGGTGCCGTTGATGCCTTCTTCGGCGATCAGCAAGGTGCCTTTGATGCCGTTGTCGACCATCGCCTGCAGCAGTGGCTCGCGCAGGGCGACGTAATCTTCGAGGGTGACGAACTTATACAGTGCCGCCACGACAATCGGTTGAGTCATGGGTGTTCTCTCCAGGTGGCTACCCTCGTAAAGGGTGAACCGGATGCAAAAAAAAACGCGCCGACTGAGCGGCGCGTTGCGGATTCTAACAAATGCCCGGTGTCAGAGACACCCGATCATCAATCATGCCCGCCGGCGCAGGTCGGCGAGGCCGGGGCTGCGTCGATTTTCGCCCATTCTTCAGGCGTGTAGGTATGCAGCGCCAGCGCATGAAACTCGCTCATCAGGTCACCCAGGGTGGCGTAGACCTTCTGGTGGCGCTTGACGCGGTTAAGCCCCTCGAACTGTGGGCTGACCAGCACGGCCTTGAAGTGGGTCTGCAACCCACGGCTGTGCATGTGGCTTTCATCCAGCACGCTCAAGTGGTCCGGGCCCAGGGCGGCGAGCGCCGTTTCGATACGCTGTTGCATGGTCATTCCTGCTTACTTCTTCTTGGCCGGTGCGGCGGCTTTCGGCGCCAGCTCGTTGGTCATGTCGTCCAACAGCTTGTTCACCACCGGCACGGCGCTTTCCAGCTTGGCCTGGGTCATCTGGGCCGATTGCTGGGTCAGTTGCGGCATTTTTTCGAGGACCTTCTTGCCCAATGGCGATTGGTAGAAAGCCACCAGGTCCTTGAGTTCGGATTCGCTGAAGTTGGTGGTGTAGAGCTTGACCATGTCCGGTTTCAGCTTGTCCCAGCCAATGGCCTTGTCCAGGGCGGCGTTGGCCTTGGCCTGGTAGCTGTCCAGCACGGACTGCTTGGCGGCAGGAGCCTTGGTCTGTTCGAAACGCTGGGCGAACATTTGCTGCACTTGCATGTACACCGGGGTACCCAGCTTGTCGGCGTGGGCCAGGGTAAGGAAGGCTTCGGCACTGGCGTTGTGGCTGGCGGTATCGGCAAAAACCTGGCCGCTGGCGCAAACCAGAGCAACCGCGGTACAGATGGCACGAAGACGAGTCATCGAGTTTCCTTTTCTAGCAGGCGAGGTAAGACCCCAAGGGCGCCCATTCTGCGCCTAAAAAACCTCGCGGCTCAACCCCGGGCCTTGCCGGGCGAGGATTCCGCGCGGATGAATCCGATGAAAAGTCTTTTAGGGAACCCCACCGGCCGATCACGGCCTAAACTGCGCAAACCGATCTCAAGGAGTGTGCCCGATGAGCCGTATCGAAACCGACAGCCTGGGAGACGTAGAAGTCCCGGATGACGCTTACTGGGGCGCGCAGACCCAACGTTCACTGGTGAATTTCGCCATCGGCGAGCAACGCATGCCGCTGGCGGTGTTGCACGCCCTGGCGCTGATCAAGAAGGCCGCCGCGCGGGTCAACGACCGTAACGGCGACCTGCCCGCCGACATCGCCCGCCTGATCGAACAGGCCGCCGACGAAGTCCTCGCAGGCAGGCACGACGACCAATTCCCGCTGGTGGTCTGGCAGACTGGCAGCGGCACCCAGAGCAACATGAACGCCAATGAAGTCATCGCGGGCCGCGCCAATGAGCTGTCGGGCAAATCCCGTGGGGGCAAGAGCCCGGTGCATCCCAACGACCATGTGAACCGCTCCCAGAGTTCCAACGATTGCTTTCCCACGGCGATGAGCATTGCGGCGGTCCAGGCGATACACCAACGCTTGCTGCCAGCCATTGCCGCCCTCTCCGGTGGCCTGGCCGAACAGGCTGCACGGCATATGAAGCTGGTGAAGACCGGCCGTACCCACATGATGGATGCCACGCCGATCACCTTCGGCCAGGAGCTCTCGGCGTTCATCGCCCAGCTCGACTACGCCGAACGCGCCGTGCGCAGCGCCCTGCCCGCGGTGTGCGAGTTGGCCCAGGGTGGCACGGCGGTGGGCACCGGGCTGAATGCGCCCCATGGCTTTGGCGAGGCGATTGCCTCCGAGCTGGCGGCGCTGTCCGGGCTCCCTTTCGTCACCGCGCCGAACAAGTTTGCCGCCCTCTCCGGCCATGAGCCGCTGGTGACCCTGCACGGCGCCCTGAAAACCCTCGCGGTGGCGTTGATGAAGATCGCCAACGACCTGCGCCTGCTGGGCTCCGGCCCGCGTGCCGGGTTTGCCGAGGTCAAGTTGCCCGCCAACGAGCCTGGCAGTTCGATCATGCCGGGCAAGGTCAACCCGACCCAGTGCGAAGCCCTGTCGATGCTGGCCTGCCAGGTGCTGGGCAATGACGTGACCATCGGCCTCGCCGCCAGCCAGGGTCACTTGCAGTTGAACGTGTACAAACCGGTGATCATCCACAACCTGCTGGAATCGATCCGTCTGCTGGCCGACGGCTGCAACAACTTCCAGGAACATTGCGTGGCTGGGCTTGCGCCCGACGCCGGGCAAATGGCCGAACACCTGGAGCGCGGGCTGATGCTGGTGACAGCGCTCAACCCGCATATCGGCTACGACAAATCGGCCGAAATCGCCAAGAAAGCCTACGCCGAAGGGCTGACGCTACGGGAAGCCGCCCTGGCGCTGGGCTACCTCACCGATGCCGAGTTCGATCTGTGGGTGCGCCCGGAAAACATGCTGGGAGCCTAAGACGCCATGCGCAACCGCCGGGCCTTGAGCCCGGCCATCAATGAAGGCGCCAGCGCCACGGTCGCCGAGCCCAGCACCACCACCAACGCCCCGGCATACCCCAGGGCGTTGATCTCTTCGGCCTGCACATAATCCGGCCACCACCACGCTGCCACCGCCACCGCAGCAAAAGTCACCAACGGCGTGAGCGCCAGAGTCGCACTGACCCGTGAGGCTTCCCAATGCGCCAATGCTTCGGCAAACGCACCGTAAGCCACCAGGGTATTCATGCAGCACGCCAGCAACAGCCATGCTT
Proteins encoded in this region:
- a CDS encoding DsbA family protein; translation: MCSWCWGFAPVAEALVEQARAAGVELHLVVGGLRTGSGAALEPTTRRYILEHWQAVTDATGQPFKREGALPDGFVYDTEPACRAIVTARSLAPDCAWTLLGLIQRAFYVEGRDVTLASVLVDLAEQAGIPRIEFAGAFDRAEQHAATAADFTWVQDLGIAGFPTLLAERNGQLALLTNGYQPLAELSPLLGRWLERATCA
- a CDS encoding rhodanese-related sulfurtransferase encodes the protein MTQPIVVAALYKFVTLEDYVALREPLLQAMVDNGIKGTLLIAEEGINGTVSGSREGIDGLMAWLKNDPRMVDIDHKESYCDDQPFYRTKVKLKKEIVTLGVEGVDPNKKVGTYVDPQDWNALISDPQVLLIDTRNDYEVSIGTFEGAIDPKTTSFREFPDYIKANFDPAKHKKVAMFCTGGIRCEKASSYMLSEGFDEVYHLKGGILKYLEEVPQAETKWQGDCFVFDNRVTVRHDLSEGDYDQCHACRTPVSVEDRASEHYVAGISCPHCWDKLPEKTRRSAIDRQKQIELAKARNMPHPIGFNYKQSPSEA
- a CDS encoding BolA family transcriptional regulator — translated: MTMQQRIETALAALGPDHLSVLDESHMHSRGLQTHFKAVLVSPQFEGLNRVKRHQKVYATLGDLMSEFHALALHTYTPEEWAKIDAAPASPTCAGGHD
- a CDS encoding DUF2059 domain-containing protein → MTRLRAICTAVALVCASGQVFADTASHNASAEAFLTLAHADKLGTPVYMQVQQMFAQRFEQTKAPAAKQSVLDSYQAKANAALDKAIGWDKLKPDMVKLYTTNFSESELKDLVAFYQSPLGKKVLEKMPQLTQQSAQMTQAKLESAVPVVNKLLDDMTNELAPKAAAPAKKK
- a CDS encoding class II fumarate hydratase — translated: MSRIETDSLGDVEVPDDAYWGAQTQRSLVNFAIGEQRMPLAVLHALALIKKAAARVNDRNGDLPADIARLIEQAADEVLAGRHDDQFPLVVWQTGSGTQSNMNANEVIAGRANELSGKSRGGKSPVHPNDHVNRSQSSNDCFPTAMSIAAVQAIHQRLLPAIAALSGGLAEQAARHMKLVKTGRTHMMDATPITFGQELSAFIAQLDYAERAVRSALPAVCELAQGGTAVGTGLNAPHGFGEAIASELAALSGLPFVTAPNKFAALSGHEPLVTLHGALKTLAVALMKIANDLRLLGSGPRAGFAEVKLPANEPGSSIMPGKVNPTQCEALSMLACQVLGNDVTIGLAASQGHLQLNVYKPVIIHNLLESIRLLADGCNNFQEHCVAGLAPDAGQMAEHLERGLMLVTALNPHIGYDKSAEIAKKAYAEGLTLREAALALGYLTDAEFDLWVRPENMLGA